From the genome of candidate division WOR-3 bacterium:
CCTGAATATCACCAGTGATGAAGGTTCCTGGGAATCCTCCTTTACAATCACCATTGGCACACCCCTGGGAATTCGGAATTCAGAATCGGGGATTGGTCGGTTCCCTAATTCCCAATTAATGGTCCTACCCAATCCATTCTCAAGTGTTGTCCTCATTAGTTATGACCTTGTTCAAGCCGGCAGGGTCAAGGTTGATGTGTTTGATATCAATGGCACGAGGAGAGCGACACTCCTTGACGCCAATCTTGCCCCGGGCAGGCTGAACCTGCGCTGGGACGGGAAAAATCTCGCAAGCGGTATTTATATTATGCGGGTGAATGCGCCCACAGGGACTGAAACCAGGAAATTAATCATCAAACACTGAAGAGGTAAATTAGGGGCGCTTGTTGCGAGACAAGCGCCCCTTTTATCAGATTTATTCCACTACTACCAGTTTATACCTGGCCGCAGAACCGGCGATATTGAGAAAATAAACACCCTGTTTTATATTACGGGGTAGTGTCAGTACCTCATTTTCAACAAGGGGTTCGGCAACAACTCTGCCGTTACGGTCATAGATTTTAACCGGCAGTTGGGCAGGGGTTGATGAGAGTCGGACAAAACCACTGGCTCGAAGGACATTGGGTGTTATCTGCAATATGCCGGCATTTTTTGAGTGTCTTTCGGTGGCTCCCGTAACCGCCCATTGGTAAAGACCGGTGCGTGCCATATCAAACTGGTAGGTAGGCCATTGCCAGCGTTCGCGGCTGTAGGGAACATCGGTTTCGTAAACAGTAACAGCCATTGTTGTGCCATTGTCATAAGAGACAACGACAATATCAAGGGTATCGTCACCGTCAACATCAGCAACAGTGGCACCGTTAAGATAGGTCCAGCCATAAGGGCGCAAAGGCCAGCCAGACACAGGTGAACCGTCATGGTGCACAGCAAAAAGATAGCCAAGGGTGTCAGAGGACATCAGGTTGCTGGTGAAGATAATTTCCATATCCCCATCGCCGTCAATGTCGGCAACGGTAATGTTGCCTTCAGCAGCGTCACCGTTGGGTTGGATAATCGGGAAGCCATTGAGAACCGAGCCATCGTCATCAAATCCGTATAGGACCGCTGCGGCGCCACCAACAATCCCGGAAAGTCCGCAGATGATTTTCAAGTCATTATCTTGATAAAGGTCGGCAACAGTTGGCGGACAATATGTCCAGCGGGAAAAGGAATAGGGCCAACCCGAAAGAATAGTGCCATCGTGGCGGAAAACATAGGTTCCCTGTCCTTCGCGGTGAAGGGCAATGATAATCTCCAAAGTGTCGTCGCCATCAACATCCGCAAGTGCCGGCGATTGATAGGAAAATGCGCCTCCTTGGGGATTGGTTACTGGCCATCCTGGCAATATCGTGCCATTGGGTTTAAAGACATAAAGGGAGTTGTAAGATGCATAAACTATTTCCTTTTGGCCGTCGAGGTTAATATCGCCGACCGCCGCGCCCAACGCAGGGACATGGTCAAGGGAACAGGGCCAGGCGCCAGGTTGTTGAGTGCCGTTGTGACGCAGGACATGGAGATGACCACCAGGCCAGTCTCTTTCACCAACTATAATCTCCAGGGTATCGTCGCCATCAACATCAGCAAGGGTCGGGCTGTCAGAAAAATTGCCATTGACCAGACCGGTAAATGGCCAGCCAGATTTGAGCGTTCCATCCTCTTTATACACATAAACCGCGCCGCCTGATGACATTCCTCGGGTGCAGATGGCTATTTCATAATTCCCATCCCGGTCGATATCGGCAACCGCTGCCGCATACTGTCCCATCCCAGCGAATGTTTTCGGCCAGCCGGTATAATAGGTGCCGTCATAGCGCCAGACATGAAGTTGACCGGCGGTTGAAGGCATTATTATTTCCATTCTGCCGTCACTATCAAAGTCAGCAAGCGCCACACCTCGGCTGGGTCCGAACATTGAGTTGAAGGTGACCTTTTTGGGCCAGCCGGGCATAATGCGCAGTTCATCTTGGACGTTATTGACAAACGGCACAATAACTTCAGACCAAGAATTAGTGCCCGGAATAGAAGCCTCTGGTCCGGAGATTTCAACCTTTAATCCCGGTTGAAGGGTGGATAAGGTGATAGCGATAATCAGTAACATTTTACCTCCTATTCAATTTCAATGCTTTCTATTGTCAATTCATCCCCTCTGGAAATCTCGGCACCAGCATTGCAGGTGCACATATCATTAGGTGAAGAAAATTCTCTGCCGCACTTCGGGCAGCGCAGGCGTAGCGGAATACGGCAAAACTCGAGTTCAGTATGAGTGAGTAAGGGGTCTTTTTTAATATGGTCAAAATAAAACTGAACACATTCGGGTACCACCGATGAGGTTTCCCCAATTAGCAGTTTAATGCGTAATACTCTCTTCGCATTGAGTTTTCTTGCCTCATTGAGCACTTGATTTATCAGGCTCCGGGTGATGGCAAATTCATGCATAAGTTACATCTCATCTTCAATGCAGTTCACGCAACAGTCGGGCGGCGTTGGAGTCAGCTGGGTTGCGACGAAGCCAATCGGAAAGGAGGTTCCGGGCACGATTGGTATCGCGCATATTTTCCGTATATAAATTGTAAAGTATCTGCACAAGTTGCCACTCGTTTGGCTGAAAAGCAAGCGCCTGTTGGTACATCCTTTCCGCTTCCGGATAATTGCCCATCCCTTGACAGATAAGTCCTCGATGGACAATGAGTTCAAGGCGAATGCGGGGGTCATTTTCAGCGTAGGCAAGTGCCGAGTCAACTGCATTGATGGCATTCTCGTAATCCTGATTGAGTGCAGCAAAACGGGACACATGGTAAAAGAGAAGCATTTTTTGCTGGGGGTCGAGCGGGAATTTGAGTGCAGGTTTGAGAACATTGCTGGCAGCAGCGAAGTCACCTGAATTGGCGTACTCCATCGCCAGCATCAGATAAGAGTGGGCGTAAGTGCTTAATAGTCCTCGGGTATTTTCATCTTTCTCCACCCGCGGGTCAAGCATTGAGTTCATCTTGAACTGTTCTGTCAGGAGCAGGCGGGTGCGGGTGGTATCAACCGTTCCTTCATTACCATATCCCCTAACACCTGTAACCCGACGCACCAGACCTTCGAGACGAAGATACGGGGCGGCGTCAACCATAT
Proteins encoded in this window:
- a CDS encoding hydrogenase maturation nickel metallochaperone HypA, encoding MHEFAITRSLINQVLNEARKLNAKRVLRIKLLIGETSSVVPECVQFYFDHIKKDPLLTHTELEFCRIPLRLRCPKCGREFSSPNDMCTCNAGAEISRGDELTIESIEIE
- a CDS encoding T9SS type A sorting domain-containing protein — encoded protein: MLLIIAITLSTLQPGLKVEISGPEASIPGTNSWSEVIVPFVNNVQDELRIMPGWPKKVTFNSMFGPSRGVALADFDSDGRMEIIMPSTAGQLHVWRYDGTYYTGWPKTFAGMGQYAAAVADIDRDGNYEIAICTRGMSSGGAVYVYKEDGTLKSGWPFTGLVNGNFSDSPTLADVDGDDTLEIIVGERDWPGGHLHVLRHNGTQQPGAWPCSLDHVPALGAAVGDINLDGQKEIVYASYNSLYVFKPNGTILPGWPVTNPQGGAFSYQSPALADVDGDDTLEIIIALHREGQGTYVFRHDGTILSGWPYSFSRWTYCPPTVADLYQDNDLKIICGLSGIVGGAAAVLYGFDDDGSVLNGFPIIQPNGDAAEGNITVADIDGDGDMEIIFTSNLMSSDTLGYLFAVHHDGSPVSGWPLRPYGWTYLNGATVADVDGDDTLDIVVVSYDNGTTMAVTVYETDVPYSRERWQWPTYQFDMARTGLYQWAVTGATERHSKNAGILQITPNVLRASGFVRLSSTPAQLPVKIYDRNGRVVAEPLVENEVLTLPRNIKQGVYFLNIAGSAARYKLVVVE